The following DNA comes from Pieris rapae chromosome 17, ilPieRapa1.1, whole genome shotgun sequence.
TTCCGAACATGAAACCTCGATAGTTACAAGTAGGCGGATGCTAGGACGATGTCTGGATGCGCGTTTCTAGGTTACTTAATAGCTGTAAGGTCACTTGAACACAGTTGGATTTGACGTTCGTAATTGAAATGTTAcgattcaaaattaaattaatattactaaaaatgttccatgtaCTTAATCTTTGTCGTAATGTTCACCATGttcataattttcaaaaaccgAATATTACTTCCTAAATATTTCTTGCCAATAATTCCAATCTCAAATCTGTGATACATATTGGCACTATTATCAAGTAATACAGAGTTCGTGCCGCCAACTCAATTTCACGGCTCTGGGCGCCTTCGGACAGAGTCTTTGAGGCTGAGAGAATGTTTTCCGATATCAAATAGGTTAGGTGACCCGTGTGTATGGAGAATTGTGTCATATTAACGTGCTTTGTTCGGGCATGGCCTCAGTAATAGCATTatccaatatatattttaccattATTTACATGTAAAAGCGTAATGGTTGAATTATATATCTCTTACATAATATCTCTTACTTCTGAAACATCCATTGTCAACAGCAAAACAGATTCGATGTTTTTGTATGCAGTTGCGATGTAGTAGACTAACTATCCGTATCACTGATCTCGTAACCTTAGGATCGCTTTTACAGAATAACAATTAGATCAGATGgttctttttctttatttcttttagtttTCATGTATTTTGTCTTGATAATCTATAGATAACGATTGTTTTCCCCACAATAGTATGCAGTTATCGCGTCACACggttaatatttactttagcTGTTATCGCTTGGTATCTTGATGATATTTGGTACAGTCACATCAAAAAGTTTGTAATGCttgtattatatagatattcgTCGTTATACCTAGGTTGTAtgttactaattataaatttgaattaatatagatattatacaaatagatACACTTATGATAATTATGTTTAGGTATAGAAATTTGGCCGCAAAGGGTTGTGTTGGTGCAGTtacttcagcgtgtgactcatccttgaggtcgtagttTCAATCTTCGGTAGTGaaacaatggactttcttcaCGTGTATTTAAAAACCGCTCCTGCgtgatggaaaacatcgtaaggaaatgTACAAAGAGAAAACAgccttaaacccaaaaagtaaTCGGCGTTTGTCTCTAGTCTCTACCcgtctgtgtgtgtgtgtgtgtgtcccGTCAAACCTGTAGCGTAGCGCACCTTGataattatgtttagttttttaattgttgtgcATTGATACTTGCCTATAAGGCAAAGCTATTGCAGACAAAACCGattagaataaaaacataatccaTTTAAAGAGTTGGCCatgtaaatttagtttaattaataaatgtgtgCAAAGCAGAAATCGTACGCACATTGAATGTACAACTGTACATGTACGAATATTGTACAAATGTACAATATTCGCTGCCTACCTTATACTAGCGCCAAAATCTGACTAAAATAACGTGCAAGTGCCTCTCTCCATTACATCCTCTATATCTCATGTCCCTACCTTTACTGCtctatacattattattattattattacatagacAATCTATAGCGTTAATAGTAGCTATAAGAAAACACTTCCACAATAGTAAGTGGATAAGACAATTTAAGAAGCATGATTGTTACTAGCCcacttatataattatttttttaattaataaatcctCAAAGTAACCACTTAAAATGTCGCCATGGATAAAATTTAAGCTAATCAGCCGGTAAGAACTTGGCACAGCTTATTTTGTGGTGACGtcatataattgtatatacatattaagtgaACAGTTACAAGCCAGTTGGAACCCAGCCATTGCTTTTTGTATCTTTTCTACTTAAAGTTAACTAAATTGCTTATTTAACCATGCAAATTTTTTACCGTTTTAATCTGTATTAAATCGGTATAAAAGATTGAAGTAACAGTCTAAAACTAGTGGTCTATGGTCCAGAGTGACGAGTATTTTGTCTAATTTTCTCGAATCAAAGCTCGCGCGTTCTCCACTTTAGATCTCCCagtattctttatttcttgCGCTTCTTCTAGTGTGTATATATtacagtataataataataatagtcttttaattcaaacacttttacaattaaaaacgtttctcttttatttttcttttttgtcaaAGGCTTCCTCctaatcccgccattcctcttcGCGCTGTGTcgctctctgccatgtactaCTATCTGTTTCTCTaacttgatatttttaaatgctgtACCATAGTATGTATACACATATACTATGGTATatggtataaatataaatcatagcATAGCCGTCATTAGCGAGCCACCGACgagattaataatatttataattgtgttatacatttttgatataaaaataaatataatattgtcatTGGTTTAGGTTATtactcattttaataaaacaaccaTGGCCAGCAAGAGACAGAAAAGCACACGAAACAACAAAGTATATaagtgaatttaaataatttaacagttgtatctaaataagtacaaaaatgttttgcttctatttattgtattttcttagtgttgtacctatatttaataatcaacaAATATAGAGTATATATTCtacaagtattatattttcttaataatgctttattattattataatgatttaacCAAAACgaacgatttttttatgtcttgCTTCGAGGACCATTATGTTCTAGTAAATGTTTGTTGTAGAACAGATtagttttagaattatttaactaaacctaaactaaaatattcttatcttGTTATAAGTGTTAAACGGTATCACGCTTCTCACTTAAACTTAAGCGTCCCTGTCCAAACTCCATTTATTTCGCGGCTGTACATCAATTTCTGTTATCTCTGTTATCTACAAAGTTAAATTCATCAGTTAGTACCACGCGCCGTCATAGAATTTTACAGCCATGAAGTTACTTTcgctgatattttttataactttaattagtgctcaaagtgtaaataataattctattaaacGAAAACTTTTAAGTTACATGGAAAACAACGTGACGTCATGGAGTGAACTGTTCGCAGATTTCGTAACTAGAAACACTAATGTCTTCAGAcagaaaacaattgaaaacgATACCAACCCAATTCCAACTGATAACGCTGTTGCCAAAATATTTAGCagtgttttcaaaattttcaaaacatatgTATACGATCAATTGAAAGGTCGTAAAGTCAATGTGAACATTCAAGCGGAAATAAACACAGATTTACAAGAAGATAAGACAGTTGTTCAAACTAGTAGCAATCCCAAGGAAGACGTGGAGGTCATTGAGCCACAGTACCATGGAAAACTTAAAACGGATATAGACGGGACATCACTTTGCCTGGatggttttattaaagatgCCAATGATAACTGTGTGGAGGTAAAACCATCTAAATTTATAGTTTCGGTACCGAATCACTGTCCGATCGGCTATAGGCCAGATTGGCTTGGCAAATGTAGGCAaagattttgaatataaaacacattGGCTATTACTAAGACTGACGATTAAAgatattgataattatatttgcattttcttttcattattACCAGAGGAATTAGTACTAAAGGCAAGAGccagtctgttgcacagatcTCCGTTATCCAGGACGTTGCGCCTACTAAATGCTGTCTCTgatactatcgacatatttgtatgttcgcagagtgaattcacagtagcgatattgtgtatattatgtgtctaatttttatgtacattaatatatttaattaaatgttactcCACATTGTCGTATTGGAATACGCTGTAAAGATAacttctgaaataaataaataaaaatatttctcattCTCGCGCATCAAAGATTAAttgttgatataaatttaaattgaaaacctAATGTTGCATACAATTTCAGTAattaaaaagcatttaaagctatacatatgtttattaCCAGCATACgttctttatataaacaatgtaaATGATTGTATGTAGCATAAAGCGAGCAAGTATTTACTATCCAATAGCGGAGGAAGTAATTTCGATCAGGTCAGACAATACGCTAGTCAATTTCACGCTTTACTTGCTCCAAAGAAGCTACCTGCGATCAAACGGCCACAAAGGCGATTAGGAATTGACTGGTTtgattgtatatgtttttatcctatatttgttttaaatatcatagaattgtttgatgatttgctttttttttaaagagtaccgagagttttttacgccggctttttctctcggtcAATACCctttgtcttctttgccgatgagtagggattccaacaggctcgaatttaatgacgtggaataagtgataccatgatgatcttatgttccaaaataaacgtatttttattgcgaaaaaaaaattttttcgaCTTGCGCGCTTTGCTTACGTCGTatgataaattttcttattttgtttgttttactttataaacaataagtgTCGCTATACCCTTTGCTATTGGCCTAAGATATCTGTTCCTGTTTTATGCTCAATTGTTTTTAGCTGGCAAGGTGGCACATGTCGTTGGGTCTAcggcatgccggtttccccatgatgttttccttacgGAGACTGATCGAGAGTACTGACCGCTCTAGGCTATTTATCGATATGCATccccttattttttttcaaattcaatagtttataaaaaaacactttctaTGTATATTAGCGAGGGCGCCGTAAGTTTTTGCTGTCGGAGTGTGGCGCGCACGTAACATTTTACTCTTTTACGTGTTGTAATAGTCCTTTGCAGCTGCAGTTAATAACACTCATCTATTGATTTTCTTTCGAGTTTTTGACAGATTTTTTGATCCGTTGATTCTTCATATAACTTGGATACTAAAATCTCCTATCTGCTTGTAGATGCAGTTCACAGTTCATTTAGTGTTTTGCCTCGGTCTAGTTGAAATATGCAGGTGATAATGCATAGCATCTAGCGAAAACGCGATTTCGGCGCATAGATCGTCGTGCCCTAGGCAGCAGCCTAATAAGCCTAAGGGTTAATCAGGCCCTGTTAACTGTAACGAGTATTACTTTCGGTCACAGAAAGTCCTTTAGTGCACAGCCGTTTAAACGACACTAAGAAGTGCACACTCTAGCCACTTGaccaaaactataaaatacaaacCTTAAGCTAAATTGCTACTACATTGTTCTGATTATTAGTGAGTTCAGATGTTCCAACAGACTAGTCTTATATAATTCCACGTCACCAATTCTGTGACTATGCTTTatgagtatatttatttactttatcttaaataaatatactaattttAACGTTAGAAATACTAACCTAGGTTTATTACTCGAACATAGTTAACATTaagaatgttaataaatatttcagttcaGTTTACGGTATtctagtaaattattattgaattaattaaaagcacTTATTAGATTAACTagatacaaatatatagatacgtattgcataattaattattaaaaaatatttataaaatctgtaAATCTAACGTAGAACGcggtatttaaaaagtatactAGATATTTTGACTATGTAGCGACACCTACAATCTGTGGTTGGAAACATTCTTAGGTCTTAGTCAGCGAAATCTTAGGCTAAGACCGATGTTGTAGCGCAAATGGAGtattattttgcttttatatattttatgacaaaacctttatttatttttagtaaaatataatatataaaacctataTCGTAAAATATGGGCTCCCTAACACATTTGTCTCATTAAAAGTTGTGTCGGTGTGATTAATTACGTCGTGTGCGATCGTCGCTTATTACAAGTTGCACGTGAGAATGTATGAAACTGCTAGTTTCATCTCCTAACGATCGCTTACTTTACTTGAGAAACGGAATACGTATGTGAAAGTTGAACTATACGTCTCGAAACATATACGGGAGAGTTCTACTGTACTACTGTATTTAccaactgtatttatttaagaattttactgtatttactcaaatttaattaacacgtggtaataaatagatatttttaaaatataaactttgatattagaactatataactatatatatatatatagatatatataattatatatacatttggcCAAATTTAGAActataatagaataaaatgattatgaaatgtTCGCAACAAACTCTCCCAAGAGTCgaacatttttaaatcctCCATAGTTTTTTTCTAGAAcaatatttgttactttaacGAGGTTTACTATTTCCTTGCTATTTCGCTTCCTGTAGATCCGCAcacctttttatataaatttttagggACCAATCAAAGTTcaactaaaatgtataaactatACAGCATATAGTTTCAGTAGATAGGTATAATCTAATAGAAGATTAAGAATTATTCTATAAATTCCGGTTACATTTGACAACAGATTGTAACGTTACTACGTGGTTACGTGCTAAATGTAAAACAGTCAAcaatactactactactataacGACTAgtgactactcatatttggtcctaaaaaccgatagtcgtataCGTAACGTCGTTTGacttttctttttgttttaagatttataatcggcccatgttgttatgtatatattcatctatttttgtattgtgctgtgaatcttcttatgaataaataaataaattacaatgtatgtatttgtggattatattttttcatagaaaCAGACATGAATATCCTTTGTAATAGCAATAACttgtgttaaaattttataactgtATTGATTTGATATGTAGCAATTTTCCATTCCAAAATACATCCCTGTAAACCAATTATTTTATCCCCAAAAAAATACGTCTATTACCTATTACCTGTATACTTGTAGATTAGCGGGGTCCACTGTATTTCATTATCTTTAAGCCGCGTTCCAAATTACGAGCTATGTAATTAGCTGCAACCCGAAATTGTACCTTTACAAATGCTTTGTACCATTCACCATCAATCTGCTTTGTTGCGTATTTGGAATTATTATTGCAATGTtgttgaaacatttttattaatacacaggcatgaataaaagtttaacgttattataactatttacaCGATTTTTGGCCTTAAAGATTCGAAACACTTAAATTACTTGAAAAATTCAATTCTAGAGCGATTATACCtagggtaacactgaaaatgttaaggaaatgaaaaacggcttaatgtaaaaagttaccaatacatttattgtttttcgaagtaatctccgttcctctctacacatcgtcgcattcgatggaaccactgagaaaagcagcGGGCCCATTCTACGGCATTTTCTTACGTCAGGACTGTATGGTATGGCGGATGACTCATTATCTCGACACCTGCCAaagtcaaatattcaacagtccgTTGGAAAAAATTCAACAGTCCGCTTTTGCGGAGTGTTGAATTTTTTCCAAGACAACAGTGATTTACATACCAGTCTGCAGTTACTGTCCTTCCATCTTCTAGCACAACTATATAGTCTAACGAAATGACCTTTTCGACCAAATCAGGCAATCATCTTTTTTCCTTGACTTCTTCCTTTCTTTACGTTAGTTGTCTCTTGGTTTCGGGTTCGTAGCAATATATCCTAGCTTTCATCGCCTGAAACGATTTCAAATACAGCATTTGAGTCACCAGCCCATGCGAAGTTTGGCGACACCAGTCCATGCGAAGGTGTTTCTGGTGGTCTGTTAAAGTATGGGAAATCCATCTGGTACAAAGGTAACACTGTTCGTGTAATATTATTGGTATTGGTACCAATTAATGGTACCAATACCAATAACGTATCTGCTGATAGGTCACTTTCTTATCTTCCTCTATCATGCGTCGCACAGCCctgatgttatcttcagtAGTCGGTGTTAAAGGATGTCCTTCACGCGGACCATCATTAAGATTACTACGTCCACGCTTAAACTCATTAAACTCATTATAGCTACCTACAACATATAACTAAGAGATGTAGAAAACATAGCGacgattaataatttttacagattGAGAAATTATGAATACagcgtgtttttttttcttgtaacATTGAGATATCAGTCAAGACTACTGATACACTACAAGCCTGAGAGGTCTTATAATGCTGGTGGAAAGCGAAGTTGTAATTAGCACCTGCGCAACAAAGTTTGTTATAACTTCACGTATAAACGACGCgtggcaataaataataactgtttttataaaagttttccCGTTTTAGCATaaagatttgtttaattttcgcAATGCACTTTTTCGTGTGCACTATTTACACATTACCAGAAAGTTGTCAACTCTTTGAGAATGCGTGCCTTTATCacaattatcttaataatCAAAACAACAGCCAGAAAATGTTTTCATatcattgattatttaaaacgcCTTATTGGTTTTACTGACCCAATTATATTGACCCCTCTATAGTATTTATAGACCATAATCTCATGCAAAACCGTATAACAATATGTTTAATCCTCTCCAgtacaaaaactttttaatattagcgGGATTGTATACAGTAGGCTGTCTCAGCTACACACGACTGGTCGTAATAAACTGCCTTGGTTAGTCAACGATTATCTATCAAAGAACTTACTTCATTTATCCGTCACAAAGgtacaaaatacaaatctttcctcattataatattagcatAGATAGACATAACGTTTTGAGTGCTTCACAACGGTTAATTAGTTCTCATttacctattattttttacattataataagtGTTACATAATAGTCTAACGCTTTGCGTCGTAGAGAAAAACGGAGTTAATTTGGTAGTGataagcatttatttttaaacaaattaagtcATTATGTACATACACTCTTATCTAGGagtctgaaatatttttgtttacagaagaaaatactatttacactaataaatattgtggCCTGTACATTAAAACAAGTTAGAAATTGAAAATCGAACTATATTGTAAtcctatacaatattttttttatatatttactagctgacccagcgaactttgttccgcgtAATAGTCTTATAACATCGTAtttactttagttaaatttgatttaagatttcattaaggtaataaaataaataaatttgtttgcgGATATAGAAATGTCTACTTTGCCATTGCGAAAGAAGAATGGCAGTTTAACACATTAGGCCTCTTCTCTCTAGCGCCAATATTGCGATACAGTATGTTTAATCACTTTctgatatacaaaattaatgagGTAAGACATGGAGATCAAACCACAAGACCGGAAATTCTTTTTATTCGATAAGAATCCACCTAACGAGATAAAAGAGATAACTAACATCGGTCCAGCCGATCTTGAGTTaaaagtggtgtaactaacacgacttttatatatgtatttagatttataagtCTCACTGTATCATTACTTCTCCTCAACTTAAGGTCTTTCAGAACAACTTTTAAGtaatgtttctatttattataaaatattaataaaatgttattacacGGGAGCCTTAATCCCATATCTAAGTCTAGTTTCGTTTTATTACAGTGGCGACACGCCAAATACggctaataatattttgctattatATGCTTAATTGCCATAGTACACTTCTTGTAAAGTCCTAAATACTGATAACACACCGaaaagtattttgtaaaaaaaatcaagttatCAATGTAAAACATGTGGTAAGCTGAACAATACTATATTACTACACTATACGATCATTTCATAACGTATTCGAACTGGTCCATACGATGTTACTTTTAGATAGTCCGAATACACCTTTTAATGAGGTGAAAATGGACTAAGGCAGGCCCGCATCAAGAATATCGAACTtgacgcggggactgtggggctggatctacactcaaaaccctctgctattcagaggggtagcgagaaccctacccactaaaaacatCTCAGCCCATCATacgcccttaagatgggccctcggggttcactaggcattctacccaagggTCCGAATACACCAATTCAACATTTTCTATTACAACACAAATTATGAGTATAAGTAcgacttattatatataattatacgtacgacttaatatataataacagcaATTTAATACAAGTAAAACGTCTACAACATTTACGTAGCGTGGAGTGTGTATAGCGCGCATTAAATATTCCAT
Coding sequences within:
- the LOC110995253 gene encoding uncharacterized protein LOC110995253; translation: MKLLSLIFFITLISAQSVNNNSIKRKLLSYMENNVTSWSELFADFVTRNTNVFRQKTIENDTNPIPTDNAVAKIFSSVFKIFKTYVYDQLKGRKVNVNIQAEINTDLQEDKTVVQTSSNPKEDVEVIEPQYHGKLKTDIDGTSLCLDGFIKDANDNCVEVKPSKFIVSVPNHCPIGYRPDWLGKCRQRF